The following proteins are encoded in a genomic region of Calditrichota bacterium:
- a CDS encoding GNAT family N-acetyltransferase: MLTIRQLSKRDLSALLEFWNRAVRADRLTKSLLQEKVLEDPDFEPELALLAEEGGQMVGFMMGVTRQSMGDTARGWIKLFAVARRWRRRGIASQLLQSVEEGLRRRGVSRLQVMDCPVNYLQPGIDPLAYTEAICFLERRGFKKVGDTSHLKADLQKQNFDTAAEERELAKQGIEIRRARQEDWPQVEELLRSEWAAWVPEVHKTLSRRPISLHVALLNGRIEAFSAYDANNVGTGWFGPMGTKAVFRGKGVGGILLRRCLRDMQKQGHKFSTIPWVGPIPFYMHYCNAHVYRVFWRYAKELK; encoded by the coding sequence ATGCTGACCATTCGTCAGTTGTCGAAGCGGGACCTTTCGGCCCTTCTCGAATTCTGGAACCGTGCGGTGCGCGCGGATCGACTGACCAAGAGCCTTTTGCAGGAGAAGGTCTTGGAGGATCCCGATTTTGAGCCGGAACTTGCCCTGCTTGCCGAGGAGGGAGGCCAGATGGTGGGCTTCATGATGGGGGTGACGCGGCAGAGCATGGGCGACACCGCCAGGGGCTGGATCAAACTCTTCGCTGTTGCCCGGCGATGGCGCCGGCGGGGTATTGCCTCACAATTGCTGCAGTCGGTGGAGGAAGGCTTGCGGCGCCGCGGAGTGAGCAGGCTGCAGGTCATGGACTGTCCCGTAAACTATCTGCAGCCGGGCATCGACCCACTGGCCTACACCGAGGCCATTTGCTTCTTGGAGCGTCGTGGCTTCAAGAAGGTGGGTGATACCTCGCACCTGAAGGCCGACCTGCAGAAACAGAACTTCGACACCGCCGCAGAGGAGCGCGAGCTGGCCAAGCAGGGCATCGAAATCAGGCGGGCGCGACAAGAAGATTGGCCGCAAGTGGAGGAATTGCTGCGCAGTGAGTGGGCCGCCTGGGTGCCCGAGGTTCACAAGACTCTCTCTCGACGGCCGATTAGCCTGCACGTAGCGCTTCTCAACGGCCGCATCGAAGCTTTCTCCGCCTACGACGCCAACAATGTCGGCACAGGGTGGTTCGGTCCCATGGGCACCAAGGCGGTCTTCCGTGGCAAAGGTGTGGGAGGCATTCTGCTCAGGCGGTGCCTGCGGGACATGCAAAAACAAGGGCACAAGTTTTCCACCATCCCTTGGGTGGGACCAATCCCGTTTTACATGCACTACTGCAACGCCCACGTGTACCGCGTGTTCTGGCGGTACGCCAAGGAGCTCAAATAG
- the efp gene encoding elongation factor P, producing MSSISDFRRGMAIRFAGDIYIITEYQHVTPGNLRAFVRTRLKHVKTGRVIENTFRFTDKLEEVRLDRKDMQFLYRDGDHLVFMDPETYDQVTIDADFLGEQLAFLKEGNTATILYHENQPISAELPITVDLEVTQADPVARGDTAGNLTNTVTLETGARIQVPPFVKAGDVIRIDTRTGKYLSRV from the coding sequence ATGTCGTCTATTTCCGATTTCCGTCGCGGCATGGCAATCCGGTTCGCGGGGGACATTTACATCATAACCGAGTACCAGCATGTGACTCCCGGCAACTTGCGCGCCTTTGTGCGCACGCGTCTGAAACATGTCAAGACCGGCAGGGTGATTGAGAACACTTTCCGCTTCACCGACAAGTTAGAGGAAGTGCGGCTCGACCGCAAGGACATGCAGTTTCTCTATCGGGACGGCGACCACCTCGTGTTCATGGACCCGGAGACCTACGACCAGGTCACCATCGACGCCGATTTCTTGGGCGAGCAGCTCGCCTTCTTGAAGGAAGGCAACACGGCGACGATCCTTTACCACGAGAATCAGCCCATCTCTGCCGAGTTGCCCATCACGGTCGACTTGGAGGTGACCCAGGCCGACCCGGTCGCGCGGGGCGACACGGCCGGCAACCTCACGAACACCGTAACACTGGAGACGGGAGCACGCATCCAGGTACCGCCCTTTGTGAAGGCGGGCGACGTCATCCGCATCGACACGCGCACCGGCAAGTACCTGTCGCGGGTGTGA